DNA from Misgurnus anguillicaudatus chromosome 13, ASM2758022v2, whole genome shotgun sequence:
tttcattcattcattacctTGGGAATGTCATATCCTCTTAGTTTGCTTGGCTGTGTGGTTGCATGAACTACACCAAGCGGTGCGATGTTGGCACAGCGCTGAATCTCATGAACAGTGGCGTATGTGTATGGAAGTTTGTCACGGTCATCCATGCTGGGCAGACGATCATAACCCAACACCTGAACAATCTCCTTATGACATCGCTCTGTGACATTAGATCATGACCGTCATGTTTAAATGCAGGTAAAGTCAGACACTGAACATCTAAGCAGATAAtctgttttattaaaacctcACATTAAGAAAACCTGAAGAAGTTCTATCACCTTGCACATCTGGGTTTTCCATCAAGAAGATGAGTCCCCATCTGATGGTGGTGGACGTTGTATCGGTTCCAGCGAAAAAGAGATCGATTGTTGACATAAACAAGTTCTCCTCATGAAACGTCGAGTCCTCATGTGACTTTTGCTAAAGGTAATAATGTTAGTTTGCTAAAGCTACTGTATAGCTCAACTCAGTTTGGTTTCAGTATTTTGATTGAAGTAAGATTGATAGGTCAGATTAAGTAAGTGCTAGAGTATCTCACTTTCTCTATCTCTAACAGGTAGGCATCAATGAAGTCTTGTAGGTTTTCTGGATCCAAagtttgtctgtgttttttaacttCCTCGCGGATGAAATCCCGTAACTCAGTGGTGTTCTGACGGATCTTCTGGTGAGGTCCAGGGCAGTGCATGAGGAAGGGAAGTAAGTCGACCATCTAAAACAGACAAGCATTTATGAGAATAGGGCTCATCACGCTTAATGTTTCTCAAATGTGACATTATTttgcaatgtatgattttttggATCATACCCGCGCTATAGCAGACCCTGATAGGATTATGCTCTCATTAAGGATTTTCAGAAGGTGTGCAAAGCGTTTGTTATCATATTCAAAGCGATCTCCAAACACGATGGAGCAGATTATATTAGAAACTGCATTCTGTAAGGCATGCTCTGGGTCAAATGCCCTTCCTTCAATAAAGACAAAGTGAGAGCAGAAAAGATAACATTTACAACACACTATTAAATCAGTGCAATTGGAATATGACACATACTGAAAAAGCAAATGTAGACATGTTTACTCCCAGACATTCAGTGACAAGTCTGGATAAAGGAGGAACATCTCACACCTTCATCTTTGAGCATCTCAGTAACCAGGTATCGGGATTCATCTAACACACGCTCTTCCACAGATTTCTTTCCCAGGCCGAAGTCTCTGAGCGTGTGAAGAGCAAACCTTCTCTGCTGTCTCCACGAGTGACCGAACGGTGCCATTACAATACCTGAGAAAGACAGAGAAGATGTCAATGATGTTTCTCTCCACACAACAAATGTGAAGGGACTGAGACTGTgctccaaaaataacaaagggTGCAATGGGAAAAGTCTGCCCTTATAAGGATAAAAGCACCTGCCGCTGGAACATTCTTGCAAGTTATGCAATAACCTTATTGATTTTGATTCACAGCATGATGTCCCAACCCTCCAAACAAAGTTTTACTGACCGAGATTTTTAGAAAACCATtccataagaggtaaatatggTCTTCCAGAAAAAGTTGAAGCCTCTTGGACCAGGGCTTCCTTGGAGATCTGAAGTGTATTTAAGAT
Protein-coding regions in this window:
- the LOC129431300 gene encoding cytochrome P450 2B4 isoform X2, with translation MNCHFLSVIVSTLFFWSFIEAQRSFSVCFQSVVIGTAAMIFDLNSVSLALVLGLIFLVLFEMMRIHFTRARTPPGPRPFPFVGTLPYVLKDPMGSIRSLRQYGEMSTVYMGRQPIIILNTLQISKEALVQEASTFSGRPYLPLMEWFSKNLGIVMAPFGHSWRQQRRFALHTLRDFGLGKKSVEERVLDESRYLVTEMLKDEGRAFDPEHALQNAVSNIICSIVFGDRFEYDNKRFAHLLKILNESIILSGSAIARMVDLLPFLMHCPGPHQKIRQNTTELRDFIREEVKKHRQTLDPENLQDFIDAYLLEIEKQKSHEDSTFHEENLFMSTIDLFFAGTDTTSTTIRWGLIFLMENPDVQERCHKEIVQVLGYDRLPSMDDRDKLPYTYATVHEIQRCANIAPLGVVHATTQPSKLRGYDIPKGTIIMTNLTAIFSDKEHWKCPDTFNPENFLDENGHFYKPEAFIPFSMGPRVCLGETLARMELFLYFVCLLQQINFSWPPNSQHPDMDGIVSSLRHPHPFKIICRSRDAKD